In uncultured Bacteroides sp., the following proteins share a genomic window:
- a CDS encoding Crp/Fnr family transcriptional regulator, with amino-acid sequence MNKMDLSLRFPVIKLGATCFANLSDDKLRELEAHKRQITFQKGDIINKQGVFAPSVMFVLDGFAKEFIEGSRGKNTNLRIVSSGDFIALSGLFNADKACNYSTMALSTVTLCLFEREYLLQVIQENPDMSFQLIRRYSDLENSLFSLLHSHLYKQMHGKMARALLYLDSFRTDTSNVFELMSRKDIAEFASVSTENAIRVLKSFEADNLIEMKDKEIRILNPKGLELIYQKG; translated from the coding sequence ATGAATAAGATGGATTTATCTCTTCGCTTTCCGGTCATTAAACTTGGAGCAACTTGTTTTGCCAATCTTTCGGATGATAAACTGCGTGAACTGGAAGCTCATAAGCGGCAAATCACTTTTCAGAAAGGAGATATTATTAATAAACAAGGTGTTTTTGCTCCTTCTGTAATGTTTGTACTTGATGGTTTTGCCAAAGAATTTATAGAAGGAAGCAGAGGGAAAAATACGAATCTACGAATTGTGTCTTCCGGAGATTTTATTGCATTATCTGGTCTTTTTAATGCAGATAAAGCATGCAATTACTCAACTATGGCATTGAGTACAGTTACTTTGTGCCTCTTTGAAAGAGAATATTTGTTGCAGGTGATTCAGGAAAATCCGGATATGAGTTTTCAACTTATTCGTCGATATAGCGATCTTGAAAACAGTCTATTTTCTCTTCTTCATAGTCATTTGTATAAGCAGATGCACGGCAAGATGGCTCGTGCATTATTATACTTGGATTCTTTCCGTACCGATACTTCCAATGTTTTTGAGCTTATGTCTCGAAAAGATATTGCAGAGTTTGCATCTGTTAGCACAGAAAATGCCATACGGGTATTGAAGAGCTTTGAGGCAGATAATCTTATTGAGATGAAAGACAAGGAGATACGTATATTGAATCCTAAAGGATTAGAACTCATTTATCAAAAAGGATGA
- the tig gene encoding trigger factor — MNVSLQNIDKVSALLTVKLEKADYQENVEKSLKSLRQKAQIPGFRKGMVPMSLVKKMYGKSAVAEEVNKLLSEKVYEYIKENNLNILGEPLPNEDKQKEIDFDTMEEFEFLFDLALAPEFTVEVSAKDKVPYYSVKVTDEMLDQQVKAYTQRNGHYDQVEVYEENDMLKGLISELDKKGNVKEGGISVEEAVLMPSYMKNDAQKALFNGAKVGDVISFNPNTAYDGHEAEIASLLKIEKEAATDVKADFSFQVKEITRFVQGELNQEIFDQVLGKDEVKTEEEFLAKVRELIAAQFVPDSDYKFLKDLRDLLIEKIGKLEFSESLLKRIMLLNNKDKDNAFVEEHYDESIAELTWHLIKEQLVKDLEIKVEQSDVFEMAKSATKAQFAQYGMLTIPDDLLENYAHEMLKKRESVDGLVNRAVESKLATALKGKVKLTKKTLSVEEFNQLFK, encoded by the coding sequence ATGAACGTTTCATTGCAAAACATTGACAAAGTAAGTGCCTTGCTTACCGTAAAGCTTGAGAAAGCTGACTATCAAGAAAACGTGGAGAAATCATTGAAATCTCTTCGCCAAAAAGCCCAAATTCCGGGCTTTCGTAAGGGAATGGTTCCTATGAGCCTAGTTAAGAAGATGTATGGTAAGTCGGCTGTAGCAGAAGAAGTTAATAAGCTTCTTTCTGAAAAAGTTTATGAATATATTAAGGAAAACAACTTAAATATTCTTGGTGAGCCACTTCCAAATGAAGATAAGCAGAAAGAGATTGACTTTGATACGATGGAGGAGTTTGAATTCTTGTTTGATTTAGCTCTTGCTCCAGAATTTACTGTTGAGGTTTCTGCTAAAGATAAAGTTCCTTATTATTCTGTTAAGGTAACAGATGAAATGCTTGATCAACAAGTAAAGGCATATACACAACGCAATGGTCATTATGACCAAGTGGAAGTATATGAAGAAAATGATATGCTGAAAGGTCTAATTAGTGAATTAGATAAAAAGGGTAATGTAAAAGAGGGTGGTATTTCAGTCGAAGAGGCTGTGTTAATGCCTTCTTACATGAAGAATGATGCTCAGAAAGCATTGTTTAACGGAGCAAAAGTTGGTGATGTAATATCTTTTAATCCTAACACTGCTTATGATGGACACGAGGCAGAAATCGCTTCGTTATTGAAAATAGAAAAAGAGGCTGCTACAGATGTAAAAGCTGATTTTAGTTTTCAAGTGAAAGAAATTACTCGCTTTGTGCAAGGCGAATTAAACCAAGAGATTTTTGATCAGGTTTTGGGCAAAGATGAGGTGAAGACAGAAGAAGAATTTCTTGCAAAAGTAAGAGAGCTGATTGCTGCTCAATTTGTTCCTGACAGTGATTACAAATTCTTAAAAGATTTGCGTGATTTATTGATTGAGAAGATTGGTAAATTGGAATTCTCTGAAAGCTTGTTGAAACGTATCATGTTGCTTAACAATAAAGATAAAGACAACGCCTTCGTAGAAGAACATTATGATGAAAGCATTGCAGAACTAACTTGGCATCTGATTAAAGAGCAGTTAGTTAAAGATCTTGAGATCAAAGTAGAGCAAAGTGATGTGTTTGAAATGGCTAAGAGTGCAACAAAGGCGCAGTTTGCTCAATATGGAATGCTAACTATTCCTGATGATCTATTGGAAAATTATGCTCATGAAATGCTGAAGAAGAGAGAAAGCGTAGACGGGTTAGTGAACCGTGCCGTTGAATCTAAACTTGCAACAGCATTGAAAGGTAAAGTGAAACTGACTAAGAAAACTCTTTCTGTAGAGGAATTCAACCAGTTGTTTAAATAA
- the clpP gene encoding ATP-dependent Clp endopeptidase proteolytic subunit ClpP, whose translation MNDFKKYATKHLGINSMVLDDVIKSQAGYLNPYILEERQLNVTQLDVFSRLMMDRIIFLGTQIDDYTANTLQAQLLYLDSVDPGKDISIYINSPGGSVYAGLGIYDTMQFITSDVATICTGMAASMAAVLLVAGAEKKRSALTHSRVMIHQPMGGAQGQASDIEITAREIMKTKKELYTIIAEHAHADFDKVWADSDRDYWMTALEAKEYGMIDEVLVRKPAGE comes from the coding sequence ATGAATGATTTTAAAAAATATGCAACTAAACATTTGGGCATAAATAGCATGGTGCTGGATGATGTTATAAAATCCCAAGCTGGCTACTTGAACCCTTATATTCTTGAAGAAAGACAGCTGAATGTTACTCAGCTTGATGTATTCTCTAGATTAATGATGGATCGCATCATCTTTTTGGGTACTCAGATTGATGACTATACTGCTAATACTTTGCAGGCTCAGTTGTTGTATTTGGATTCTGTTGATCCGGGTAAAGATATCTCTATATATATAAATTCTCCTGGCGGTTCCGTTTATGCCGGTTTAGGTATTTACGATACAATGCAATTTATCACAAGTGATGTGGCTACGATCTGTACAGGTATGGCTGCTTCTATGGCTGCAGTGTTATTGGTAGCTGGTGCGGAGAAGAAGCGTTCTGCCCTTACCCATTCTCGCGTCATGATTCATCAACCAATGGGTGGTGCGCAAGGACAAGCTTCGGATATTGAGATTACTGCGCGCGAAATAATGAAAACAAAGAAAGAACTCTATACTATTATAGCTGAACATGCGCATGCTGATTTTGATAAAGTGTGGGCTGATTCTGACCGTGATTATTGGATGACAGCTTTAGAGGCTAAGGAGTATGGTATGATTGATGAGGTGTTGGTAAGAAAACCTGCGGGTGAATAA
- the clpX gene encoding ATP-dependent Clp protease ATP-binding subunit ClpX: protein MDESKITTKNNKKRCSFCGRPENEVNFLITGMNGYICDSCVTQAYEITQEALGTSSGTGKQLNLEELPKPTEIKNFLDQYVIGQDDAKRFLSVSVYNHYKRLLQKSTEDDVEIEKSNIIMVGSTGTGKTLLARTIAKLLHVPFTIVDATVLTEAGYVGEDIESILTRLLQVADYNVAEAEQGIVFIDEIDKIARKGDNPSITRDVSGEGVQQGLLKLLEGAAVNVPPQGGRKHPDQKMIAVNTKNILFVCGGAFDGIEKKIAQRLNTHVVGYGASKKNSFIDKGNMMQYIAPQDLKSFGLIPEIIGRLPVLTYLEPLDRKALRAILTEPKNSIIRQYIKLFEMDDVKLTFQSEVLEYIVDKAVEYKLGARGLRSIVETIMMDVMFEIPSKDQKEYEVTLDYAKAQLDKANMAKLQTA from the coding sequence ATGGACGAATCGAAGATAACAACTAAAAATAATAAAAAGAGATGTAGCTTTTGCGGACGTCCTGAAAATGAGGTGAATTTTCTCATCACAGGAATGAACGGCTATATTTGTGACAGTTGTGTTACCCAGGCTTATGAGATAACCCAAGAAGCTTTGGGAACCTCTTCCGGTACGGGAAAACAGCTAAATTTGGAAGAATTACCTAAACCGACTGAAATAAAGAATTTTCTTGATCAGTATGTTATTGGTCAAGATGATGCAAAACGCTTCTTGTCTGTTTCTGTTTACAATCATTATAAAAGGCTGTTGCAAAAAAGTACGGAAGATGATGTGGAGATTGAGAAATCTAACATTATTATGGTTGGTAGCACGGGGACAGGGAAAACTCTGTTGGCACGAACTATAGCAAAACTATTGCATGTTCCTTTCACTATTGTTGATGCAACAGTGCTTACTGAGGCCGGGTACGTCGGTGAAGATATTGAGAGTATCCTTACACGTTTGCTTCAAGTGGCTGACTATAATGTTGCTGAAGCAGAACAAGGAATTGTTTTTATTGACGAGATAGATAAGATCGCGAGAAAAGGAGATAATCCTTCTATTACTCGTGATGTTAGTGGTGAGGGAGTGCAACAAGGATTGCTGAAGTTGTTGGAAGGTGCTGCTGTGAATGTTCCTCCTCAAGGTGGACGCAAGCATCCAGATCAAAAAATGATTGCTGTTAATACTAAAAATATTCTTTTTGTGTGTGGTGGCGCATTTGATGGTATAGAGAAGAAAATAGCACAAAGGCTGAATACCCATGTTGTTGGTTACGGGGCATCCAAGAAAAATAGTTTTATAGATAAGGGAAATATGATGCAGTACATTGCTCCTCAAGATTTAAAGTCTTTTGGATTAATTCCTGAAATCATTGGACGCTTACCTGTTCTTACTTATTTGGAACCTCTTGATAGGAAGGCTTTGCGTGCTATTCTTACGGAACCGAAAAACTCGATAATTAGGCAATATATTAAATTATTTGAGATGGATGATGTGAAACTTACTTTTCAGTCGGAAGTCTTAGAATATATAGTCGATAAGGCTGTTGAATATAAATTAGGTGCCCGTGGTTTACGTTCTATTGTTGAGACAATCATGATGGATGTAATGTTTGAGATACCTTCTAAAGACCAGAAAGAATATGAAGTTACGCTGGATTATGCAAAGGCACAACTTGATAAAGCTAATATGGCAAAGCTGCAAACAGCATAA
- the recQ gene encoding DNA helicase RecQ gives MTEKINLTDQLKKYFGFGKFKGNQEAIIRNLLDGNDTFVLMPTGGGKSLCYQLPSLIMKGTAIVVSPLIALMKNQVDAMRNFSEEDGIAHFINSSLNKSAIDKVKSDILSGRTKLLYVAPESLTKEENVEFLRKVNISFYAIDEAHCISEWGHDFRPEYRRIRPIIGEIGKAPVIALTATATPKVLHDIQKNLGMVDSKVFKSSFNRPNLYYEVRPKTVNIDRDIIKFIKNNTDKSGIIYCLSRKKVEELAEILQANGINARAYHAGMDSATRTQNQDDFLMEKIDVIVATIAFGMGIDKPDVRYVVHYDIPKSLEGYYQETGRAGRDGGEGQCITFYTNKDLQKLEKFMQGKPVAEQEIGKQLLLETAAYAESSVCRRKSLLHYFGEDYTEENCGNCDNCLNPKKQVEAQDSLCAVIEAIIAVKENFKADYIIDILQGRETSEIQAHLHEDLEVFGSGMGEEDKVWNSIIRQALIAGYLSKDVENYGTLKVTDAGRKFLKRPKSFKITEDNDFDEVEEETPTRGGGSCAVDPALYSMLKDLRKKLSKRLGVPPYVIFQDPSLEAMATIYPVTLDELQNIPGVGAGKAKRYGQEFCVLIKKHCDENEIERPEDLRVRTVANKSKLKVSIIQSIDRKVALDDIALSKGIEFSDLLDEVEAIVYSGTKLNIDYFIDEIMDEDHMLDIYDYFKESTTDKIETALAELGDDFTEEEIRLVRIKFFSEMAN, from the coding sequence ATGACAGAGAAGATTAACTTAACAGATCAACTGAAAAAGTATTTTGGATTTGGTAAATTCAAAGGAAATCAGGAAGCTATTATTCGTAATTTGCTTGATGGTAATGATACTTTTGTATTGATGCCTACTGGCGGAGGAAAGTCGTTGTGTTATCAACTGCCTTCGCTGATAATGAAAGGCACAGCTATTGTTGTCTCTCCATTAATTGCTCTTATGAAGAATCAAGTTGATGCGATGCGTAACTTCAGTGAAGAAGATGGTATTGCACATTTTATTAATTCTTCTTTAAATAAATCTGCCATAGATAAGGTTAAATCTGATATTCTTTCAGGAAGAACTAAATTGCTCTATGTTGCTCCGGAATCTTTGACAAAGGAGGAAAATGTGGAGTTCTTACGTAAAGTGAATATTTCTTTTTATGCTATAGATGAGGCGCATTGTATTTCAGAGTGGGGACATGATTTTCGTCCGGAATACCGGCGTATCCGTCCTATCATTGGTGAAATAGGAAAGGCGCCTGTTATAGCATTGACTGCCACCGCTACTCCAAAGGTTTTGCACGATATACAGAAAAACTTGGGAATGGTTGACTCCAAGGTTTTTAAATCTTCTTTTAATCGTCCTAATTTATATTATGAGGTACGTCCAAAAACTGTTAATATAGATCGGGATATTATTAAGTTCATCAAAAATAATACAGATAAATCGGGTATTATTTACTGTTTAAGCCGAAAGAAAGTTGAAGAATTAGCTGAAATTCTTCAGGCTAACGGGATAAATGCCAGGGCGTATCATGCCGGGATGGATTCTGCAACTAGAACGCAGAATCAAGATGACTTCTTGATGGAGAAGATTGACGTTATTGTTGCTACTATTGCTTTTGGTATGGGTATTGATAAACCAGATGTGCGTTATGTAGTTCATTATGATATTCCTAAAAGTTTAGAGGGGTATTATCAGGAAACCGGACGTGCAGGTAGAGACGGCGGAGAGGGTCAATGTATTACTTTTTATACAAATAAGGACTTGCAGAAACTTGAAAAATTTATGCAAGGAAAGCCTGTAGCAGAGCAGGAAATAGGCAAGCAACTTCTGTTGGAAACAGCTGCTTATGCCGAATCTTCTGTATGTCGTCGTAAATCGTTATTGCATTACTTTGGCGAAGATTATACAGAAGAAAATTGTGGAAATTGTGATAACTGTTTAAACCCGAAAAAGCAAGTGGAGGCTCAAGACTCGTTATGTGCTGTGATTGAAGCGATCATAGCTGTTAAAGAAAATTTTAAAGCAGATTATATTATAGATATATTGCAAGGTAGAGAAACATCAGAAATTCAAGCGCATTTGCATGAAGATCTTGAGGTTTTTGGCTCCGGGATGGGAGAAGAGGATAAAGTTTGGAACTCTATAATAAGACAAGCTCTTATTGCCGGTTACCTAAGTAAGGATGTTGAAAATTATGGCACTCTAAAAGTGACTGATGCAGGACGTAAGTTCTTAAAGCGCCCAAAGTCTTTCAAAATTACTGAAGATAATGACTTTGACGAAGTTGAAGAAGAGACTCCTACCAGAGGTGGTGGTTCATGTGCTGTCGATCCGGCTTTGTATTCTATGTTGAAAGATTTGAGAAAAAAACTCTCAAAAAGGTTAGGAGTGCCTCCTTATGTTATTTTTCAAGATCCTTCTTTGGAGGCAATGGCTACTATTTATCCGGTGACACTTGATGAATTGCAAAATATCCCTGGAGTGGGAGCTGGTAAAGCTAAGCGCTACGGTCAGGAATTTTGTGTTCTGATAAAAAAGCACTGTGATGAAAATGAAATTGAACGTCCGGAAGATCTGAGAGTACGAACAGTCGCTAATAAGTCTAAGCTGAAAGTTTCTATTATTCAATCAATCGATCGTAAGGTAGCATTAGATGATATCGCACTTTCGAAAGGGATAGAGTTTAGCGATTTATTGGATGAGGTTGAGGCGATAGTGTATTCAGGTACGAAATTGAATATTGATTATTTTATTGACGAAATAATGGACGAAGATCATATGCTTGATATCTATGATTATTTTAAAGAATCTACAACTGATAAAATAGAAACAGCTTTGGCCGAACTTGGTGATGATTTTACTGAAGAAGAGATTCGTTTGGTTCGAATTAAATTTTTCTCAGAAATGGCCAACTAA
- the guaB gene encoding IMP dehydrogenase has translation MSFIADKIVMDGLTYDDVLLIPSYSEVLPRTVDLSTKFSRNIELKIPFVTAAMDTVTEAKMAIAIAREGGIGVIHKNMSIKWQAKQVAIVKRAENGMIYDPITIKQGSTVYDALALMAEYKIGGIPVVDDDRFLVGIVTNRDLRFEKDMEKRIDEVMTKDNLVTTNQSTDLEAAARILQKYKIEKLPVVDKDGRLIGLVTYKDITKAKDKPMACKDSKGRLRVAAGVGVTADTFERMQALVDAGADAVVIDTAHGHSKGVVDVLIEAKKRYPNIDIVVGNIATGDAAKMLVAAGADGVKVGIGPGSICTTRVVAGVGVPQLSAVYDVAKALAGTGVPLIADGGLRYSGDVVKALAAGGCSVMIGSLVAGTEESPGETIIFNGRKFKSYRGMGSLEAMEMENGSKDRYFQSGETDVKKLVPEGIAARVPYKGTLYEVIYQLTGGLRAGMGYCGAANIEKLHEAKFTRITNAGVMESHPHDVTITSESPNYSRPE, from the coding sequence ATGTCATTTATTGCTGATAAGATTGTTATGGATGGATTGACTTATGATGATGTTTTGTTGATCCCGTCTTATTCTGAAGTTTTACCTCGTACAGTCGATCTCTCGACCAAGTTTTCACGGAATATTGAGTTGAAAATACCTTTTGTAACAGCTGCGATGGATACCGTTACTGAAGCTAAAATGGCTATTGCCATAGCTCGGGAAGGTGGTATTGGAGTGATTCATAAAAACATGTCTATAAAATGGCAGGCAAAGCAGGTTGCTATTGTGAAGCGTGCAGAAAACGGAATGATTTATGACCCTATTACTATTAAACAAGGTTCTACTGTTTATGATGCTCTTGCTCTTATGGCGGAGTATAAAATCGGTGGTATTCCTGTGGTAGATGATGACCGTTTTTTGGTGGGAATTGTTACTAATCGTGATCTCCGTTTTGAGAAAGATATGGAGAAGCGCATTGATGAGGTTATGACTAAAGATAATTTGGTTACAACGAATCAGTCGACTGATTTGGAGGCTGCCGCACGTATATTGCAAAAATATAAAATAGAAAAATTGCCTGTAGTAGATAAAGACGGACGCTTAATTGGTTTGGTAACTTATAAAGATATAACGAAAGCCAAAGATAAACCAATGGCTTGTAAAGATTCTAAGGGACGTTTGCGTGTTGCAGCTGGTGTTGGTGTAACTGCCGATACTTTTGAAAGAATGCAGGCATTGGTTGATGCCGGTGCTGATGCAGTTGTTATTGACACTGCTCATGGACACTCTAAAGGAGTTGTTGATGTTTTGATTGAAGCTAAAAAACGTTATCCTAATATTGATATTGTTGTAGGAAATATTGCAACGGGTGATGCTGCTAAAATGTTAGTTGCAGCCGGAGCCGATGGGGTGAAAGTCGGTATTGGCCCTGGATCGATTTGTACAACACGTGTGGTCGCCGGAGTCGGTGTCCCTCAGTTGTCGGCTGTATATGATGTAGCAAAAGCTTTAGCAGGGACAGGTGTTCCATTAATCGCTGATGGTGGATTGCGTTATTCGGGAGATGTGGTTAAAGCTCTTGCTGCAGGAGGTTGTTCGGTAATGATTGGCTCTTTGGTTGCTGGTACAGAAGAAAGCCCTGGTGAAACGATCATCTTTAATGGACGAAAATTTAAATCATACAGAGGAATGGGATCACTTGAAGCTATGGAGATGGAAAACGGCTCTAAGGATCGTTATTTCCAAAGTGGCGAAACTGATGTAAAGAAACTTGTTCCGGAGGGTATTGCTGCTCGTGTTCCTTATAAAGGTACTCTTTATGAGGTTATTTATCAGCTGACCGGAGGCTTGCGCGCGGGTATGGGATATTGTGGAGCTGCTAACATAGAGAAACTTCATGAAGCTAAATTTACTCGTATCACGAATGCGGGGGTTATGGAAAGTCACCCTCATGATGTTACGATAACTAGTGAATCTCCTAATTATAGTCGTCCTGAATAA
- a CDS encoding peptidylprolyl isomerase has protein sequence MKKYFILFLIFFFSGLCAFAQQDPVLMRIGNKEITRSEFEYSYNKNKAIAGSECEDLNDYVHLFIDFKLKILAAEAAGIDTTRAFHAELTGYRRQLAKAYFIDEVVANSDIKDEEAARKSAEVQVYVMHIFKYLPQNASTKQIETVQYLMDSIYNVVLANKGTDFSFFVNKYSDDTRAFWIEKLQMAKEFEDVAFALSKGQISKPFFTPKGLHILKVLDRRELDSDKDVLDETNARFSRQSILDKGTEKLIEKLKKEYRFEAINKNIQDLCLKGESDKTLFMLDGHKYTGSDFALFAKGHPQELRKQLSDFVIKSILDYENSCLDVKYPQFRYLMQEYRDGILLFDIMQSKVWTPSETDVLGLRLFLMHIKNGILGKNIVIEGLFCIQLIRK, from the coding sequence ATGAAAAAATATTTCATTTTATTTCTGATCTTCTTTTTTTCCGGATTGTGTGCTTTTGCCCAGCAAGATCCGGTGTTAATGCGTATTGGCAATAAAGAGATTACTCGCTCTGAATTTGAATACAGTTATAACAAGAATAAAGCTATAGCAGGTTCTGAATGCGAAGATCTTAATGATTATGTGCATCTCTTTATTGATTTTAAATTGAAAATTTTAGCTGCTGAAGCGGCCGGAATTGATACGACCCGAGCTTTTCATGCAGAATTGACAGGCTATAGACGGCAGTTGGCTAAGGCATATTTTATTGACGAGGTAGTTGCAAATAGTGATATTAAGGATGAAGAAGCAGCCAGAAAATCAGCCGAAGTGCAAGTATATGTGATGCACATTTTTAAATACTTACCGCAGAATGCATCAACTAAGCAAATAGAAACTGTTCAATACTTAATGGACTCTATTTATAATGTTGTGCTTGCGAATAAAGGAACTGATTTTTCTTTTTTTGTGAATAAATATTCTGATGACACAAGAGCTTTTTGGATTGAAAAGTTGCAAATGGCTAAAGAATTTGAAGATGTGGCTTTTGCTTTGTCTAAAGGGCAGATCTCGAAGCCTTTTTTTACTCCTAAAGGTTTACATATTCTTAAAGTCTTAGATCGACGAGAACTTGATTCAGATAAAGATGTTTTAGATGAAACTAATGCTCGATTTTCTCGTCAAAGTATTTTAGATAAAGGCACAGAAAAATTAATAGAAAAACTGAAGAAAGAATATCGTTTTGAAGCAATAAACAAAAATATACAAGATTTGTGTTTAAAGGGAGAGAGTGACAAGACCCTTTTCATGTTAGACGGACATAAATATACAGGTTCTGATTTTGCTCTTTTTGCGAAAGGCCATCCTCAAGAATTAAGAAAACAATTGAGCGATTTTGTAATAAAATCAATACTGGACTATGAAAATAGTTGCTTAGATGTAAAATATCCTCAGTTTCGGTATTTGATGCAAGAATATCGAGATGGTATTTTATTGTTTGATATAATGCAATCTAAAGTTTGGACACCTTCTGAGACAGATGTTTTGGGGTTAAGGCTTTTTTTGATGCACATAAAAAACGGTATTCTTGGAAAAAATATCGTTATAGAGGGCTTGTTTTGCATTCAGTTAATAAGAAAATAG
- a CDS encoding peptidylprolyl isomerase, with amino-acid sequence MHKLLLLVILPFYLVSCTTMHDHGGKIPLVEVDGSFLYREDLNGALPSGLSKKDSLLFAEHYIRNWVDERLLYSKAKDNIPDNAEIDKLVKSYRKSLILHIYQEKLINQKLVKEVPDEEIQNYYEANKDIFVLDHGLIKGLFIKVPLTGSQLNKVRKYYKMETEEAVDFLEKYSLRGAVSYEYFYDKWISVSDILDRIPIKVSDPEKYLLKRKQIEFKDSAFYYFLNVTDYRKPGEQEPYELAKEEAKDMLVNMKRTDFLKKMKDDLYQQAVSKNRIINY; translated from the coding sequence ATGCATAAACTTCTTCTTTTAGTAATTTTACCTTTTTATTTAGTGTCTTGCACAACAATGCATGACCATGGTGGTAAAATACCTTTGGTAGAAGTTGATGGATCTTTTTTGTACCGAGAAGATTTGAATGGGGCGTTACCTTCGGGACTTTCTAAAAAAGATAGTTTGCTCTTTGCGGAACATTATATTCGCAATTGGGTTGATGAAAGGTTATTGTATAGCAAGGCTAAGGATAATATTCCCGATAATGCTGAAATAGATAAACTTGTGAAGAGTTATAGAAAATCATTGATTCTGCATATTTATCAAGAAAAACTCATTAATCAAAAATTAGTGAAGGAGGTTCCAGATGAAGAGATCCAAAATTATTATGAGGCAAATAAAGATATCTTTGTTTTAGATCATGGTCTGATTAAGGGATTATTTATTAAAGTTCCTCTGACAGGTTCTCAATTGAATAAAGTTCGCAAATACTATAAAATGGAAACAGAAGAAGCTGTTGATTTTTTGGAGAAATATAGTTTGCGAGGTGCTGTTAGCTATGAATACTTTTATGATAAATGGATATCGGTAAGTGATATTTTAGATCGAATACCGATAAAGGTTTCAGATCCAGAAAAATATTTATTAAAAAGAAAGCAAATAGAATTTAAAGATTCTGCTTTTTATTATTTTTTGAATGTGACAGATTATCGTAAACCCGGAGAGCAAGAGCCTTATGAACTTGCTAAGGAAGAAGCGAAAGATATGCTTGTTAATATGAAACGAACAGATTTTCTGAAAAAAATGAAGGATGATCTATATCAACAGGCTGTATCTAAAAATAGAATTATAAATTATTAA